The following coding sequences are from one Bos indicus x Bos taurus breed Angus x Brahman F1 hybrid chromosome 5, Bos_hybrid_MaternalHap_v2.0, whole genome shotgun sequence window:
- the LOC113893589 gene encoding LOW QUALITY PROTEIN: endogenous retrovirus group K member 7 Gag polyprotein-like (The sequence of the model RefSeq protein was modified relative to this genomic sequence to represent the inferred CDS: inserted 1 base in 1 codon; substituted 1 base at 1 genomic stop codon), whose protein sequence is MAQGNSRQLFVHMLKTMLKGRGIHVNKLQLEKFLLFIEEVCPWFPEEGTVSLETWKKVGKQLQTYYSLHGPNHVPVDAFSLWTLIRDCLDPEHEGHKIQTALRDSTKPEVAEPSAPPPEPLYAVPEGTACKAEGSXDVLSSDEQEELNEQAAQYHREDMPWEMMVNMQPPSAKGELKHSGLSEEQLENLIQKIVIAVKKDAQGDSHSSQPVPPAYPPSVLAGLDPPPPFVETQGLISIPASLPGENVKITSEILLSPLQQAIKQANEEGEHIPGFSGIYPVFENAXQQRYYEPLPFKQLKELKMACAQYGPTVLFTQAITEALGNQNLPPNDWKQVARACLSGGDYLLWKSEFAEQCGITADINRRQGLNTTYEMMVGEGDYQDTNSQLNYLPGAYPQINAAALRAWKKLPNSDKKTEDLSKIRQGPDEPHQDFVACPLETISKMIRDEQAGMVLTKLSYCLSWF, encoded by the exons ATGGCACAAGGCAATAGCCGCCAGTTATTTGtacatatgttgaaaactatgttaaaaggtaggggaattcatgtaaataagttacagctagagaagtttttactttttatagaagAGGTTTGTCCCTGGTttccagaggaaggaacagttagtctggaaacttggaaaaaagtaggaaaacaattgCAGACATACTATTCCTTACATGGTCCCAATCATGTTCCTGtggatgctttttctttgtggACTCTCATAAGAGACTGTCTGGATCCTGAACATGAGGGACATAAAATTCAAACGGCTCTCAGGGATTCCACAAAACCCGAAGTTGCAGAGCCTTCCGCCCCTCCGCCTGAGCCGCTTTATGCTGTGCCTGAGGGAACAGCTTGTAAGGCTGAAGGGA ATGATGTGTTAAGCTCTGATGAACAGGAAGAGTTAAATGAACAAGCAGCTCAGTACCATAGAGAGGATATGCCTTGGGAAATGATGGTTAACATGCAACCCCCCTCAGCAAAAGGGGAATTAAAGCATTCAGGGCTTTCTGAAGAACagctggagaatttaattcagaagattGTTATAGCAGTAAAGAAGGATGCACAGGGAGactcccactccagccagcctgtGCCTCCAGCATATCCTCCCTCAGTTCTTGCTGGACTCGATCCACCTCCGCCTTTCGTAGAAACACAAGGGCTTATATCTATCCCTGCTTCTTTGCCCGGTGAAAACGTAAAAATTACAAGTGAGATATTATTATCTCCTCTTCAACAAGCGATTAAGCAAGCTAACGAAGAAGGAGAACATATTCCCGGGTTTTCAGGAATCTATCCAGTATTTGAAAATGCTTAACAGCAGAGGTATTATGAACCGCTGCCCTTTAAGCAactgaaagagttaaaaatgGCTTGTGCACAATACGGCCCGACTGTGCTGTTTACTCAGGCTATTACAGAGGCTTTAGGAAATCAAAATCTGCCACCTAATGATTGGAAACAGGTTGCTCGAGCTTGTTTATCTGGAGGAGATTATTTACTATGGAAATCTGAGTTTGCTGAGCAGTGTGGGATCACAGCCGATATCAATCGGCGACAGGGACTGAACACCACTTATGAAAtgatggtgggagagggagattaTCAAGACACTAATAGTCAACTTAATTATTTGCCTGGAGCCTACCCTCAGATTAATGCTGCGGCTCTACGAGCATGGAAAAAGCTTCCAAATTCTGATAAAAAGACTGAAGATTTATCTAAAATTCGCCAGGGGCCAGATGAACCACATCAGGATTTTGTTGCCTGCCCGCTTGAGACAATTAGTAAAATGATAAGAGATGAGCAGGCGGGAATGGTGTTGACTAAATTGAGTTATTGCCTTAGCTGGTTTTAG